The Quadrisphaera setariae nucleotide sequence GGGCGCGCTGCGCCAGGACCATCCGCCACCTCCCCTGGCAGGTGACCGGTGGGACACCGGCGACGGCGCGGAAGCGTTCGGCGAAGCTGGTGCGGGACATGCCGGCAGCACCCGCGAGCTCAGCCAGTCTCCAGCTGCGGCCGGGCTGGTCGTGGATCAGGCGGACGGCGGGAGCCAGAGCAGCGTCGCCCAGCAGCCTCAACCACCCCGCGGGTGGCTGCTCCTGCTCCAGGAAGGCGCGCAGCACCTCCAGCAGGACCAGCTGCCCGAGCTGTCGCAGGGCGAAGGCTGAACCCAGGTGGGCGGCGCTGGCCTCGGCGAAGACCTGAGCGACCAGGGCCTGCAGACGGGTGCCGGCGGGAGTGGCCGCCCGCACGTGCACCACTCCCGGCAGGGCGGCGCGGAAGAGCTCCAGCCCGGCGGGATCGGTGCGGATCCACCCACCGATCAGGACGTCGTCGGAGGCCAGGTCCGCCTCTGACAGCGAGACTGCCGAACCCTCCAGGGCCTTGTGCCACAGGCTGGGGCGACAGGGCCCCCGGAAGGTGAGGCCCACCTCGTCATGAGGCGTTGCGAGAAGAGATCCCCTGGTCGAAACGACCGCGGCGCTGGCGTGCGTCGCCGGAAGAGCGACGCGGAGAGTCCTGATCGACGGGCGACGGTGCACGCTCGTCCCGCTCACAAGGATGCGCCTGCACACGCTGAAGACAGACTCGCCGGCGAACATCGACCGGATCGTGTGCACGCTCACTGACCGCCGATCAGTGACCTTCCTGTAAGCACCTCTCGCCCTGGCAACTCGTGTGTCGTTGAGCGACCGGTGACCGGGCGCTTCGGAGCCTCGAGGGCCGCTCTTCGCGACGACGCAGGCCGTCTCGATCGAGGATCCTCATCCGGTCAGCGGGTCGGGGCCGCGACACCTGGACGTTGCCCCGGCTTCACCTGCGGCGAGTGCCGTCGCGCCTGGCACCCGGGGCGGTGCCTGCCGCATCCGCAGGGCCGGCGCGGTGGATCGCGCCCGTCGCCACCGGATGCAGAGCCTCAACGCGGCGGGCGCGCACCGCTAGCACTGCGACGTCGTCGCCGTGGCCAGCACCGACCAGCTGACGCAGCCCCTCATCCAGGAGGGCGTCCAGCTCCCGAGCGGCCTCAGCCTCCAGGACCTGGCACAGAGCTCGGGTTCCGATGTCGAGGTCAGCGTCGCGGCGCTCGACCAGGCCGTCGGTGTACAGCAGCAGCGTCGCCTCCGGCGGCATCTGGCAGGAGTGGTCGATCCGCTCGGTTCCGGTGCCCACCCCGAGCAGCACGTCGCAGTCACCAACCCCTGTCAGGCCCAGCACCGGCCCGCGCTCGTGAGTGCCGTGCAGTTCGCGGTCTGCGCT carries:
- a CDS encoding helix-turn-helix transcriptional regulator; its protein translation is MGLTFRGPCRPSLWHKALEGSAVSLSEADLASDDVLIGGWIRTDPAGLELFRAALPGVVHVRAATPAGTRLQALVAQVFAEASAAHLGSAFALRQLGQLVLLEVLRAFLEQEQPPAGWLRLLGDAALAPAVRLIHDQPGRSWRLAELAGAAGMSRTSFAERFRAVAGVPPVTCQGRWRMVLAQRALRDTDTRVAELASDLGYGSESAFSTAFKRQVGLSPLHHRRRVAALG